Sequence from the Marinobacter antarcticus genome:
GGTGGCAAAGATGATTTCCACGGCACGCAGCTCATTATCGATGATATCCAGCAGCGCCAGACCGGCAAGACCGGCTGGAATCGTGCCTATCACCAAGTACAGTGCCAGTGCGCCCTGACCGACTACGCGGCGTTGGCCCATGGAAACCAAACCATCTCGTGCGATTTTGAAAACATCGTCGCGGAAGTAGAGCACAACTGCCAGCAGGGTGCCCACGTGCACCGCAAGATCAAAGGCTACGCCCTGATCTACCCAGCCAAATAAGGCCGGGACAAGAATAAGGTGGGCTGAGCTGGAAATGGGCAGGAATTCAGTCAGTCCCTGGAGGAGACCAAGGAAAAAGGTCTGGTAAAAATCCATTGTGTGGGTTCCGTTCGGGGATTCACGGTTCAATGCGATGAAAAGATGGGCGGGATATTAGCAGGATGGCGGTTGGCTTAACAGATTTCCTGATCCTGGTGTCTTCACTTTGTCATTTTTCATGTCTAATATCGCAAAATACATATATGGAAAATCGAATATACGATAATTTGAATATCGGAAGATCCTATGAAAAGTAGAGTCCTGCACCAGAAACAAACCGGCCTGAAACCGGCAGACTGCAACCCGGTGACTATTTTCAAGGCGCTGGGTGATGAGTTGCGGCTGTCAGCTCTGTTGCTGATCCGGGATCAGGAAAAGCTGTGCGTGTGCGAACTGACCGAAGCCTTTGAGGTGTCCCAGCCGAAAGTCAGCCGGCACCTGGCCAGCCTGCGAGATGCCGGACTGGTGGAAACGGAACGTCGTGGCCAATGGGTCTATTATTATCTTAACCCCCGGCTACCAGCCTGGGTTTCGCGGGTTCTGAATGAAGCCGCTCAGAACAATCAGGCATTGATCGAAACTCCCTTGGCGCAGTTGCAGGCCATGGCGCAGCGCTCGGTTGTGCAGTGCGCCTGATTATTTACCGGATACCCGAATTGCGAATCTCGCAAGGAGACCACCATGAGTAAGATCAAAGTAGGCATTAACGGATTTGGCCGCATTGGCCGCCTGGCTCTGAGGGCGGCCTGGGGCTGGCCGGAACTGGAATTTGTCGCCATCAATGATCCGGGGGCAGACACCCATACCTTGGCACACCTACTGAACTTTGACAGTGTTCACGGTCGCTGGAGCCATGAGGCCGAGGCCAGTGGCGATGAGATGGTGATTGATGGCAAGCGCATCACCGTCACTCACAACAAGGCTATCGGCGATACTGACTGGTCCGGCTGCGACCTGGTGATCGAAGCCAGCGGCGCGAACAAGAAGGTAGCGGCGTTGCAGGGCTACCTGGATCAGGGCGTGAAGCGTGTGGTGGTCACTGCGCCGGTGAAGGAAGCGGGGGCCAAGAATATCGTATTGGGTGTGAACGAGCATATTTTCGATCCGGCCAACGACCGCATCATTACCGCTGCGTCCTGCACCACCAACTGCCTGGCGCCTGTGGTAAAAGTCATTCATGAGAAACTCGGCATCAAACACGGCTCTATCACCACCATCCACAGCCTGACCAACACTCAGACCATAATCGACGCGCCGCACAAGGACCTGCGCCGGGCACGCTCCTGTGGCAGTTCGCTGATCCCCACCAGCACAGGGTCCGCCACCGCGATTATCGAGATCTTCCCGGAGCTGAAGGGGCGGCTGGATGGTCACGCCGTGCGGGTTCCGCTGACGAACGCCTCGCTGACTGACTGCGTTTTTGAAGTGGAAACGCCGACGGATCGCGACACCGTGAACCAGTTGTTGAAGAAAGCCGCCGAGGGCGAACTCAAGGATATTCTGGGCTACGAAGAGCGCCCGCTGGTGTCCATCGACTACAAAACCGATCCGCGCTCATCCATTGTCGACGCCCTGTCCACGCTAGTGGTCAACGGCACTCAGGTGAAGATCTACGCCTGGTACGACAACGAATGGGGTTACGCTAACCGCACCGCGGAACTGGTACGCAAGGTAGGTTCTGCCTGATATGACTGCTGCCCTCCGTCAGTACCTGGTGATCACCGGCAACTACTGGGCCTTTACCCTGACGGACGGAGCCTTGCGCATGCTGGTGGTGCTGCATTTCCACCAGCTGGGCTATTCGCCGCTGGATATTGCCCTGTTGTTCATTTTCTATGAATTTTTCGGGGTAGTGACCAATCTGGTTGGGGGGTATCTGGGTGCGCGAATCGGGCTCAATCGCACCATGAACCTCGGTTTGTTCCTGCAAATTCTGGCACTGGGAATGCTGGCGGTTCCAGCGGCAGTGCTAACCGTGCCCTGGGTGATGGCAGCTCAGGCGATGTCGGGTATTGCCAAAGACCTGAACAAGATGTCAGCGAAAAGCGGAATCAAACTGCTGGTATCGGATGGCGAGCAGGATCGGCTGTACAAATGGGTGGCTATCCTGACAGGTTCGAAGAACACTCTGAAAGGCGTCGGTTTTTTTCTGGGCGGCGTGCTGCTGATGGCAGTCGGGTTCACGGGTGCGGTGATTATTATGGGCGTGGCTTTGGGTCTGGTCTGGTTGGCCAGTCTGTTCCTGCTCAAGCAAGAACTGGGCAAGAGCAAAGCCAAGCCGAAGTTCAGAGAAATTTTGTCGAAAAGCCGTGCCATCAATGTTTTGTCCGCTGCGCGGATGTTTCTGTTCGGTGCGCGGGACATCTGGTTCGTGGTAGCTCTGCCGGTATACCTGCATACGGTGTTTGGCTGGGATTTCTGGAAGGTAGGCGGATTCATGGCCACCTGGGTAATCGGTTATGGCTTCATTCAGACCATTGCTCCACGCATCACCGGCAACATGGAAAGCAAAGGGCCGGCAGTGCTTTGGGCCGCTGCCCTCGCGCTGGTGCCTGCGGCGATTGCCGCTGGCCTGATGATGGGTTGGTCGCCTCAGTACGTGGTTATCGGCGGCCTGCTGTTATTTGGTGTGCTGTTTGCTATCAATTCTTCTCTGCACAGTTATCTGATTATCAGCTATGCACGAGGTGATGGTGTGTCTCTGGATGTAGGATTT
This genomic interval carries:
- the arsJ gene encoding organoarsenical effux MFS transporter ArsJ — protein: MTAALRQYLVITGNYWAFTLTDGALRMLVVLHFHQLGYSPLDIALLFIFYEFFGVVTNLVGGYLGARIGLNRTMNLGLFLQILALGMLAVPAAVLTVPWVMAAQAMSGIAKDLNKMSAKSGIKLLVSDGEQDRLYKWVAILTGSKNTLKGVGFFLGGVLLMAVGFTGAVIIMGVALGLVWLASLFLLKQELGKSKAKPKFREILSKSRAINVLSAARMFLFGARDIWFVVALPVYLHTVFGWDFWKVGGFMATWVIGYGFIQTIAPRITGNMESKGPAVLWAAALALVPAAIAAGLMMGWSPQYVVIGGLLLFGVLFAINSSLHSYLIISYARGDGVSLDVGFYYMSNAAGRLLGTILSGWVYQVYGLEACLWISAGLVAMAALLSLMLPQRHEATA
- a CDS encoding ArsR/SmtB family transcription factor — protein: MKSRVLHQKQTGLKPADCNPVTIFKALGDELRLSALLLIRDQEKLCVCELTEAFEVSQPKVSRHLASLRDAGLVETERRGQWVYYYLNPRLPAWVSRVLNEAAQNNQALIETPLAQLQAMAQRSVVQCA
- a CDS encoding ArsJ-associated glyceraldehyde-3-phosphate dehydrogenase is translated as MSKIKVGINGFGRIGRLALRAAWGWPELEFVAINDPGADTHTLAHLLNFDSVHGRWSHEAEASGDEMVIDGKRITVTHNKAIGDTDWSGCDLVIEASGANKKVAALQGYLDQGVKRVVVTAPVKEAGAKNIVLGVNEHIFDPANDRIITAASCTTNCLAPVVKVIHEKLGIKHGSITTIHSLTNTQTIIDAPHKDLRRARSCGSSLIPTSTGSATAIIEIFPELKGRLDGHAVRVPLTNASLTDCVFEVETPTDRDTVNQLLKKAAEGELKDILGYEERPLVSIDYKTDPRSSIVDALSTLVVNGTQVKIYAWYDNEWGYANRTAELVRKVGSA